The Roseibaca calidilacus genome has a window encoding:
- a CDS encoding putative PEP-binding protein: MPKYLTLTDYALITNSAPIKRETHGWRAKCLQRLVRLDMPVPVTIALSFGVVREIATGAQMTLRHLLGHFPEGQLLSVRPSAEHPQWGGPATVLNIGMNDAMHAKLSQTHGEEVATALYLNFVQAFAQHVARLDPDMFDADTPSRAALDAALRAYEDEMEDPFPQSVAQQLADVLRSMARAWEGTSARLLRQAKGAPVDAGLGLVVQAMAGGMGVGCGTTDTCGAGSIRFIDAITGERQVMGRFRTDRNEAPLFLTRDPRGPSLEERSPEAFAQLLAYGANARKRLREEMEIEFTLEDGKLWILDAVTVPRSSRAAVRVVVDLANDGVIIRDEAISRIAPKALGELLHRQVDPTARATVLGRGIAASPGAAVGRLVFSTAAALASAARDEPCILARRETTPEDIRGMHSARAVLTERGGMTSHAAVIGRGLGVPCVVGASNITIDARRKTLRANGQTLNEGDLITIDGTNGLALAGEVPLLEPALDDRFTTLLDWADARRDIGIRANADTPADARIARDFRAQGIGLCRTEHMFFEEDRLTLMREMIFADTAEDRRDALDRLLPMQRADFIDLFEIMQGQPVCIRLFDPPLHEFLPHSREGMRFLADALDKPLSEITRRAEALAEFNPMLGMRGVRLGITIPEIYEMQARAIFEATIEVTRRGAPIVPEIMIPLVSAMREVELVKSRIDACAAQVRGRAGVMFDYKLGVMVETPRAALRAGDIAQHSAFLSFGTNDLTQMTYGLSRDDAGRFMSDYVQQGVFVEDPFHTLDEDGVGELLRLGAARGRAARDDLTLSICGEHGGSPEAIRFCRDLGFDYVSCSPFRVPVARLAAAQLVIAEQG; this comes from the coding sequence ATGCCGAAATATCTGACCCTTACCGACTATGCCTTGATTACCAATTCCGCACCGATCAAGCGGGAAACCCATGGTTGGCGGGCAAAATGCCTGCAACGGCTGGTGCGGTTGGACATGCCGGTGCCGGTCACGATTGCGCTGTCATTCGGCGTGGTGCGTGAAATCGCAACCGGCGCGCAGATGACGCTGCGGCATTTGCTGGGGCATTTTCCCGAAGGCCAGCTGTTGTCCGTGCGCCCCAGTGCCGAACACCCGCAATGGGGCGGCCCGGCGACGGTGTTGAATATTGGCATGAATGACGCAATGCATGCCAAGCTGTCGCAAACCCATGGCGAAGAGGTCGCGACCGCACTGTATCTGAATTTCGTTCAGGCCTTTGCCCAGCATGTCGCGCGGCTGGACCCCGACATGTTCGATGCCGACACGCCCAGCCGTGCCGCGCTTGATGCGGCCCTGCGCGCCTATGAGGACGAGATGGAAGACCCGTTCCCGCAATCGGTCGCGCAGCAACTGGCCGATGTGCTGCGCTCCATGGCGCGGGCATGGGAAGGCACCTCGGCGCGGCTGTTGCGCCAAGCCAAGGGCGCGCCGGTCGATGCGGGGCTGGGCCTTGTTGTGCAGGCCATGGCGGGCGGCATGGGTGTGGGCTGCGGCACGACCGACACCTGTGGCGCAGGCTCCATCCGCTTCATTGATGCCATCACGGGCGAACGGCAGGTCATGGGCCGCTTTCGGACGGACCGCAACGAAGCGCCGTTGTTCCTGACTCGCGACCCGCGCGGCCCGTCGCTGGAAGAGCGCAGCCCAGAGGCTTTTGCGCAGCTTCTGGCCTACGGTGCCAATGCCCGCAAGCGCCTGCGTGAGGAAATGGAGATCGAGTTCACGCTGGAAGATGGCAAGCTGTGGATACTTGATGCGGTGACAGTGCCGCGCTCGTCGCGCGCCGCGGTTCGCGTGGTGGTGGATCTGGCCAATGACGGGGTCATCATCCGCGACGAGGCGATTTCCCGCATCGCGCCCAAGGCGCTGGGGGAATTGCTGCACCGGCAGGTTGACCCCACGGCCCGCGCCACGGTTCTGGGGCGCGGCATTGCCGCCAGCCCCGGCGCGGCGGTTGGGCGGCTGGTGTTCAGCACGGCTGCGGCCTTGGCCAGTGCCGCCCGCGACGAACCTTGCATTCTGGCCCGGCGCGAAACCACGCCCGAGGATATTCGCGGCATGCATTCGGCCCGCGCGGTGCTGACCGAACGCGGCGGCATGACCAGCCACGCCGCCGTGATTGGCCGCGGCTTGGGTGTGCCTTGTGTTGTGGGCGCGTCCAACATCACCATCGACGCGCGCCGCAAAACCCTGCGCGCCAATGGCCAAACGCTGAACGAGGGCGATCTGATCACCATTGACGGCACCAATGGGCTGGCCTTGGCCGGCGAGGTGCCGCTGCTGGAACCCGCCTTGGATGACCGCTTCACCACGCTTCTGGATTGGGCAGATGCGCGCCGCGACATTGGCATTCGCGCGAATGCCGACACCCCTGCCGATGCCCGCATTGCGCGCGATTTCCGCGCGCAGGGAATTGGCCTGTGCCGGACCGAACATATGTTCTTCGAGGAAGATCGCCTGACGCTGATGCGCGAGATGATCTTTGCCGACACTGCCGAGGACCGGCGTGACGCCTTGGACCGTCTGCTGCCCATGCAGCGCGCCGATTTCATCGACCTGTTCGAGATTATGCAGGGCCAACCTGTGTGCATTCGCCTGTTCGACCCGCCCTTGCACGAATTCCTGCCGCATTCGCGCGAAGGGATGCGCTTTCTGGCCGATGCCTTGGACAAGCCCTTGTCCGAAATCACCCGCCGGGCAGAGGCGCTGGCGGAATTCAACCCCATGCTGGGAATGCGCGGGGTGCGCTTGGGGATCACCATTCCCGAGATCTACGAAATGCAGGCCCGCGCGATTTTCGAGGCCACGATTGAAGTGACGCGCCGTGGTGCGCCCATCGTGCCTGAAATCATGATCCCGCTTGTGTCGGCGATGCGCGAGGTGGAACTGGTGAAATCGCGCATAGACGCCTGCGCGGCGCAGGTGCGTGGGCGCGCGGGCGTTATGTTCGACTACAAGCTGGGGGTGATGGTCGAAACCCCGCGCGCGGCGCTGCGGGCGGGCGATATAGCGCAGCATTCGGCATTCTTGTCCTTTGGCACCAATGACTTGACGCAGATGACCTATGGGCTGTCGCGTGATGATGCCGGGCGCTTCATGTCGGATTATGTGCAACAGGGCGTGTTCGTCGAAGACCCGTTCCACACGCTGGATGAGGATGGCGTGGGAGAGCTGTTGCGACTTGGGGCCGCGCGGGGGCGGGCCGCGCGCGACGATCTGACGCTGTCGATCTGCGGCGAGCATGGCGGCAGCCCCGAAGCAATCCGGTTCTGCCGCGATTTGGGCTTTGATTACGTCTCCTGTTCGCCTTTCCGCGTTCCGGTCGCACGGCTTGCAGCGGCGCAGCTGGTGATTGCCGAGCAAGGTTAA
- the folP gene encoding dihydropteroate synthase yields the protein MPLLRPAALAPDDSPAFRGQTALRLTGVQDLTRAGNLPARNIDPGRDRVFLDPPAPLAGLCLSRPRIMGIVNVTPDSFSDGGRFDSHDSAIAHAKRLVSEGADILDIGGESTRPGAAEVLHADEIARTAPVIAALRDAGVTAPISIDTRKADVARAALAAGADIVNDVSALTWDRDMGALVAEAGVPVCLMHAQGTPQTMQKDPKYNDVRFDVQDWLMDALARAEAAGIDRKHVILDPGIGFGKTVAHNIALLTHLALLHASGCAILLGASRKRFIGVLGGAERASDRMGGSLAVALHAAAQGAQILRVHDVAETRQALSLWQALNEKEEAGEI from the coding sequence ATGCCCTTGCTGCGCCCTGCCGCGCTTGCCCCCGATGACAGCCCCGCCTTTCGTGGCCAGACCGCTTTGCGCCTGACCGGCGTGCAAGACCTGACGCGCGCGGGCAATCTGCCGGCCCGCAACATTGATCCGGGCCGCGATCGGGTTTTCCTTGACCCGCCTGCGCCGCTTGCCGGTTTGTGTCTGTCGCGCCCGCGGATTATGGGGATCGTCAATGTCACGCCCGACAGTTTTTCCGATGGGGGCCGCTTCGACAGCCATGACAGCGCCATCGCACATGCCAAGCGGCTGGTGTCCGAAGGCGCGGATATTCTGGATATCGGCGGCGAATCCACCCGGCCCGGCGCGGCAGAAGTGCTGCATGCGGACGAGATTGCGCGCACCGCGCCGGTCATCGCGGCGCTGCGCGATGCCGGGGTCACCGCGCCGATTTCTATCGACACGCGCAAGGCCGATGTGGCCCGCGCAGCGCTTGCTGCTGGCGCCGATATCGTGAACGATGTGTCAGCCCTGACATGGGATCGTGACATGGGCGCTCTGGTGGCAGAGGCCGGGGTTCCCGTTTGCCTGATGCACGCCCAAGGCACGCCCCAGACCATGCAAAAAGACCCGAAATACAACGATGTGCGCTTTGATGTTCAGGATTGGCTGATGGATGCGCTGGCCCGCGCAGAAGCCGCTGGCATAGACCGCAAGCATGTGATCCTTGATCCGGGCATCGGTTTTGGCAAGACGGTTGCGCATAATATTGCCTTGCTGACACATCTGGCGCTTCTGCACGCGTCGGGTTGTGCTATCTTGCTGGGCGCATCGCGCAAACGGTTTATTGGTGTGCTGGGGGGCGCAGAGCGGGCAAGCGACCGGATGGGCGGGTCGTTGGCTGTGGCGCTGCATGCCGCAGCACAAGGCGCGCAGATTTTGCGTGTGCATGATGTTGCCGAAACCCGGCAGGCGCTGTCGCTGTGGCAAGCCTTGAACGAAAAAGAAGAAGCAGGCGAAATATGA
- a CDS encoding L,D-transpeptidase, translated as MKFISRRGFIASATSALALAGCQTTTHSGTTTRTTSDGRPIATTRAEPLNAVAARYGIEPVDYAARPDGPHEMQAAGVSMLAPEHHRQVVPYTGPHKPGTIVIDNGKRQLFLILEGGHALRYGISVGREGFTWRGAGTIYRRAHWPTWTPTANMIRRDPALRQYAGGYPPGPSNPLGARALYLMTGGADRGYRIHGTPEWWLIGKYVSSGCIRMINQDVADLYDRVPTGTRVITL; from the coding sequence ATGAAGTTCATTTCCCGGCGCGGGTTTATCGCCTCTGCCACCTCTGCTCTGGCGCTGGCAGGTTGCCAGACCACCACCCATTCGGGCACCACCACCCGCACCACATCCGATGGCCGCCCCATTGCCACCACGCGGGCCGAACCGCTGAATGCGGTTGCAGCGCGCTACGGGATTGAGCCCGTCGACTATGCCGCGCGACCCGATGGACCGCATGAAATGCAGGCGGCGGGCGTCAGTATGCTGGCCCCTGAACATCATCGGCAGGTCGTGCCGTATACCGGGCCGCACAAGCCCGGCACCATCGTCATCGACAATGGCAAGCGACAATTGTTCCTGATCTTGGAAGGCGGCCACGCGCTGCGCTATGGCATTTCCGTGGGGCGCGAGGGCTTTACCTGGCGCGGCGCCGGCACCATTTATCGCCGCGCGCATTGGCCAACATGGACGCCCACCGCCAACATGATCCGGCGCGACCCGGCCCTGCGCCAATATGCGGGCGGCTACCCGCCGGGGCCGTCGAACCCGCTGGGCGCACGCGCGCTTTACCTAATGACCGGCGGCGCGGATCGGGGCTACCGCATTCACGGCACGCCGGAATGGTGGCTGATCGGTAAATATGTCTCTTCGGGTTGTATTCGCATGATAAATCAGGACGTGGCCGACCTGTATGACCGCGTGCCCACTGGCACCCGCGTAATCACGCTTTAG
- a CDS encoding pseudouridine synthase translates to MADDAKQGERIAKVLARAGVASRRGAEILIVEGRVKVNGRVIDSPALNVGPRDRVMVDGKPLPDAEPTKLWLYHKPLGLVTTERDEQGRPTVFEALPPELGRVLSVGRLDLNSEGLLLLTNDGALKRRLELPSTGWLRRYRARVNGAPTPAMLEPLRQGITLEGERFQPMEVSIDRQQGANAWLTVGIREGRNREIRRALDHVGLSVNRLIRISYGPFQLGTLKRGAVEQVKPKVLREQLGEDAPGPDTQPPSRPTAKRPAQRTTRPNAPGGKTLRSPKRRPS, encoded by the coding sequence ATGGCAGATGACGCGAAGCAAGGCGAACGGATTGCCAAGGTTCTGGCGCGCGCAGGCGTGGCGTCGCGGCGCGGGGCAGAGATCCTGATTGTAGAGGGGCGTGTGAAGGTGAACGGGCGCGTCATAGACAGCCCGGCGCTGAATGTGGGGCCGCGCGACCGGGTTATGGTTGATGGCAAGCCCCTGCCCGATGCCGAACCGACAAAGCTGTGGCTGTATCACAAGCCCTTGGGTTTGGTGACGACCGAGCGCGACGAGCAAGGCCGCCCAACCGTGTTCGAAGCCCTGCCACCCGAATTGGGGCGCGTGTTGTCAGTGGGCCGGCTTGACCTGAATTCGGAAGGGTTGTTGCTGCTGACCAATGATGGCGCCTTGAAACGCCGGCTGGAATTGCCCAGCACAGGCTGGCTGCGGCGCTACCGCGCGCGGGTGAATGGCGCGCCCACCCCGGCCATGCTGGAGCCGTTGCGCCAAGGCATCACGCTGGAGGGCGAGCGGTTTCAGCCAATGGAGGTGAGCATTGATCGCCAGCAAGGCGCGAATGCTTGGCTGACCGTGGGCATCCGCGAAGGGCGCAACCGCGAGATACGGCGCGCGTTGGACCATGTGGGTCTAAGCGTGAACCGGCTGATCCGCATCAGCTATGGCCCGTTCCAACTGGGCACATTGAAGCGTGGCGCGGTCGAGCAGGTCAAGCCCAAGGTCTTGCGCGAGCAATTGGGCGAAGATGCGCCCGGCCCGGACACCCAGCCCCCGTCGCGGCCCACAGCCAAGCGGCCCGCGCAACGCACGACCCGGCCCAATGCGCCGGGCGGCAAAACCCTGCGCAGCCCAAAGCGCCGCCCAAGCTGA
- a CDS encoding dihydroneopterin aldolase: MSTDIRLAFAHPEARAEASAPADPRDRISLRDHLVEVEIGAFQAERGVRQRLRFNVVVEVRPHPEPLQDDVDRILSYDRITEAISAALAEERLNLLETLSERVAARVLLEPQAMRVFVRVEKLDRGPGALGVEIVRTRAAAPLREVTSSGAEEAVHPLVVYLDNDMIASDGLTACLDAVQMRGAPVILCVGMPPEGAPEVALSPVQRRIDLLAIEQNAWRLAAKDARCVVVASRTEIDWAMKQGQMIVWAPSKLILDSTDSPNCSPRDGAALALWLAEHMAASRFLAPEGIRVPPGSHMLLERF, from the coding sequence ATGAGCACAGATATTCGACTGGCCTTCGCCCATCCCGAAGCGCGCGCCGAGGCATCGGCCCCGGCAGACCCGCGCGACCGCATTTCCTTGCGCGACCATTTGGTCGAGGTCGAGATCGGCGCCTTTCAGGCCGAGCGCGGCGTGCGCCAGCGTCTGCGCTTCAACGTTGTGGTCGAGGTGCGGCCGCATCCCGAACCGCTTCAGGATGATGTGGATCGCATCTTATCCTATGACCGTATCACAGAGGCGATTTCGGCGGCGCTGGCCGAAGAACGTCTGAACCTGCTGGAAACCCTGTCAGAGCGCGTGGCTGCGCGTGTGCTGCTGGAACCGCAGGCGATGCGGGTGTTCGTGCGGGTCGAAAAGCTGGACCGGGGACCGGGCGCGCTTGGGGTCGAGATTGTGCGCACGCGCGCGGCGGCACCTTTGCGCGAGGTCACATCCAGCGGCGCGGAAGAGGCCGTGCACCCTTTGGTCGTGTATCTGGACAATGACATGATCGCGTCTGACGGCCTGACCGCCTGTCTGGATGCGGTGCAGATGCGGGGCGCGCCGGTCATTCTATGCGTGGGTATGCCCCCCGAAGGCGCGCCAGAGGTCGCCTTGTCGCCGGTGCAGCGCCGCATTGACCTGCTTGCGATTGAACAAAATGCATGGCGGCTGGCCGCAAAGGATGCGCGCTGTGTGGTGGTCGCCAGCCGCACAGAGATCGACTGGGCCATGAAACAGGGTCAGATGATTGTCTGGGCACCCTCAAAGCTGATCCTCGATTCGACCGACAGCCCCAATTGCAGCCCGCGCGACGGTGCCGCTTTGGCGCTGTGGTTGGCCGAACATATGGCCGCAAGCCGCTTCCTTGCACCAGAGGGGATTCGCGTGCCGCCGGGCAGCCACATGCTGTTGGAACGCTTCTGA
- the hisB gene encoding imidazoleglycerol-phosphate dehydratase HisB: MRKAEISRKTSETEISVAVTLDGTGAYDCQTGVGFFDHMLDQLAKHSMIDLTVRATGDLHIDDHHTVEDVGIALGQALAQALGDKRGIRRYGECRLAMDDAQLVCALDLSGRPFLVWNVDFPTQKIGIFDTELVREFFQAISTHGGITLHMDRVHGVNSHHIAEAAFKALARALRMAVEADPRQADAIPSTKGAL; encoded by the coding sequence ATGCGCAAGGCAGAGATTTCCCGCAAAACCTCTGAGACCGAGATTTCGGTGGCCGTCACGCTGGACGGAACCGGAGCCTATGACTGCCAGACCGGCGTTGGGTTCTTCGACCATATGCTGGACCAGTTGGCGAAGCATTCGATGATTGATCTGACGGTGCGCGCCACGGGCGATCTGCATATCGACGATCACCACACGGTCGAGGATGTGGGCATCGCACTTGGGCAGGCGCTGGCGCAGGCTTTGGGCGACAAACGCGGTATTCGGCGCTACGGCGAATGCCGCTTGGCGATGGATGACGCGCAACTTGTCTGCGCGCTGGACCTGTCGGGGCGGCCCTTCCTTGTGTGGAATGTCGATTTCCCGACACAGAAGATCGGCATCTTCGATACTGAATTGGTGCGCGAGTTCTTTCAGGCGATCAGCACGCATGGCGGCATCACGCTGCATATGGACCGGGTGCATGGGGTTAACAGCCACCATATTGCCGAAGCCGCGTTCAAGGCGCTGGCCCGCGCGCTGCGCATGGCGGTGGAAGCAGACCCGCGGCAGGCGGATGCGATCCCATCCACCAAGGGCGCATTGTGA
- the hisH gene encoding imidazole glycerol phosphate synthase subunit HisH, which translates to MLTVLVDYDSGNLHSAQKAFERMAAEVGGGAVIVTSRPEDVARADRVVLPGDGAFPACRHALGAVDGMIDALTEAVQTRAVPFMGICVGMQMLATVGREYADTAGLDWIGGEVVPIAPDDPSLKVPHMGWNDLVVEHPHPVLDGVTSGDHAYFVHSYQFRLANPADRLAHVAYGGDVTAIVAKGNVIGTQFHPEKSQATGLRMIANFLRWRP; encoded by the coding sequence ATGCTGACGGTTCTGGTCGATTACGACAGCGGCAACCTGCATTCCGCGCAAAAGGCGTTCGAGCGTATGGCCGCCGAAGTGGGCGGCGGCGCGGTGATTGTCACCTCGCGGCCCGAGGATGTGGCGCGCGCCGACCGCGTGGTGCTGCCCGGTGACGGGGCGTTCCCGGCCTGCCGCCATGCGCTGGGCGCAGTCGATGGCATGATTGACGCATTGACCGAAGCCGTGCAGACCCGCGCCGTGCCCTTCATGGGCATTTGCGTGGGCATGCAGATGCTGGCGACAGTGGGCCGCGAATATGCGGATACCGCCGGGCTGGACTGGATCGGCGGCGAGGTGGTGCCGATTGCACCAGATGACCCAAGCCTGAAAGTGCCGCATATGGGCTGGAATGACCTTGTGGTCGAGCACCCGCACCCGGTTCTGGACGGTGTGACAAGCGGCGATCACGCCTATTTCGTGCATAGCTACCAGTTCCGCTTGGCAAACCCGGCGGACCGTCTGGCGCATGTTGCCTATGGCGGCGATGTGACCGCCATCGTGGCGAAGGGCAATGTGATCGGGACGCAGTTCCACCCAGAGAAGTCTCAGGCGACCGGGTTGCGGATGATCGCGAATTTCCTGCGCTGGCGCCCCTGA
- the glmM gene encoding phosphoglucosamine mutase, protein MTKKLFGTDGVRGTANTYPMTAETALRLGAAAGRYFRRDGSNGHRVVIGKDTRLSGYMIENALTAGLTSTGMNVLLLGPVPTPAVGFLTRSMRADLGIMISASHNGHQDNGIKFFGPDGFKLSDEAEAEIEAIIAGEIALVQPANIGRAKRIDDARGRYVEYAKTTLPKGKLFSGLKVVVDCAHGAAYQVAPQTLWELGAEVIEIGVNPNGKNINLDCGSTHPRVCAAKVLETGADLGITLDGDADRLILVDERGQIADGDQIMALFAEHWAAEQRLRDGVLVATVMSNLGLERFLDGRGLRLERTSVGDRYVVERMRQGGWNLGGEQSGHIVMTDYATTGDGLIAALQFMAVLAESGKPASMLTRRFDPVPQLLRNLRYAPGVDLLAEAKVMAAIDAGRDMLAGRGRLLIRKSGTEPLVRVMAECEDEGLMVQVVDGIIAEMESVAA, encoded by the coding sequence ATGACCAAAAAACTATTCGGAACCGACGGTGTGCGGGGAACCGCGAATACCTATCCCATGACGGCGGAAACCGCGCTGCGGCTGGGCGCTGCGGCGGGGCGGTATTTCCGGCGCGATGGCAGCAATGGTCACCGGGTGGTCATCGGCAAGGACACGCGCCTGTCAGGTTACATGATTGAAAACGCCCTGACCGCCGGGTTGACCAGCACCGGCATGAATGTGCTGCTGCTGGGGCCAGTGCCCACGCCTGCCGTGGGGTTCCTGACGCGCTCCATGCGGGCGGATCTGGGGATCATGATTTCGGCCAGCCACAATGGCCATCAAGATAACGGCATCAAGTTTTTCGGCCCCGACGGCTTCAAGCTGTCGGATGAGGCAGAGGCAGAGATTGAAGCCATTATTGCCGGTGAGATCGCGCTTGTGCAGCCTGCCAATATCGGCCGCGCCAAGCGGATTGACGATGCGCGCGGCCGCTATGTCGAATATGCCAAGACCACCTTGCCCAAGGGCAAGCTGTTTTCCGGGCTGAAAGTGGTGGTCGATTGCGCCCATGGCGCGGCCTATCAGGTCGCCCCGCAAACCCTGTGGGAACTGGGCGCAGAGGTGATCGAGATCGGCGTGAACCCGAATGGCAAGAACATCAACCTTGACTGCGGTTCAACCCATCCGCGGGTCTGTGCGGCCAAGGTGCTGGAAACCGGGGCCGATCTAGGGATCACGTTGGATGGCGATGCCGACCGCCTGATTCTGGTCGATGAGCGTGGGCAGATTGCCGATGGCGACCAGATCATGGCGCTGTTTGCCGAACACTGGGCCGCAGAGCAGCGCTTGCGGGACGGGGTTTTGGTGGCCACGGTCATGAGCAATCTGGGGCTGGAGCGGTTTCTGGACGGGCGCGGGCTGCGGCTGGAGCGCACTTCGGTCGGTGACCGCTACGTTGTGGAACGGATGCGGCAGGGCGGCTGGAATCTGGGCGGCGAGCAATCGGGCCATATCGTGATGACCGATTATGCCACCACCGGCGACGGGCTGATCGCGGCGCTGCAATTCATGGCGGTTCTGGCCGAATCGGGTAAACCCGCTTCCATGCTGACGCGCCGCTTCGACCCTGTGCCACAGCTTCTGCGCAACCTGCGCTACGCGCCGGGGGTTGATCTGCTGGCCGAAGCCAAGGTCATGGCCGCAATCGATGCGGGGCGCGACATGCTGGCCGGGCGTGGGCGCTTGCTGATCCGCAAATCGGGCACAGAGCCTTTGGTCCGTGTCATGGCCGAATGCGAAGATGAAGGGCTGATGGTGCAGGTGGTGGACGGCATTATTGCAGAGATGGAATCGGTCGCGGCCTAA
- a CDS encoding cell wall hydrolase: protein MRRSGAVVRFASRRWYRKTTFVGVWSVSLLIAVPGTGSSVADATLSSATQSALVLASVNNAPRVMAHVPESAAPMVRMVRLDQSQLRSDLGVPQGAPMVLEDGFSDLAGRPELPHEVDLSRLQTAWLAQFAPQATLRPTLRPVPPARSLSTSGVIAAPAALSPEVTAPRVSLVPVARPEGLSRRMVQYSRSWLRKVALRPLTEQEACLATAIYHEARGETLKGQFAVAEVILNRVASRRFPADICGVVFQGVREGRYGGCQFSFACDSKPDEMRNGSASDLARRIAQVMSDGAHRGLTGGALYFHTTAVAPSWSKRMTQTTQIGAHLFFRG from the coding sequence GTGCGCCGTTCCGGCGCGGTTGTGCGGTTCGCGTCGCGCCGTTGGTATCGCAAAACCACCTTTGTCGGGGTCTGGAGCGTGTCGCTGTTGATCGCCGTGCCGGGCACCGGGTCTTCGGTGGCGGACGCGACCTTGTCGAGCGCGACCCAAAGTGCGTTGGTTTTGGCTTCGGTCAACAACGCGCCGCGCGTAATGGCGCATGTTCCCGAAAGCGCGGCACCCATGGTCCGCATGGTGCGCCTTGACCAATCGCAGCTGCGTTCTGATCTGGGTGTGCCGCAAGGCGCACCGATGGTGTTGGAAGATGGGTTTTCCGATCTGGCGGGCCGCCCCGAACTGCCGCATGAGGTGGATCTAAGCCGCTTGCAGACCGCGTGGCTGGCGCAGTTTGCGCCGCAAGCAACCCTGCGCCCGACCTTGCGCCCGGTGCCGCCTGCGCGCAGCCTGTCGACCAGCGGTGTGATCGCGGCCCCGGCCGCGCTCTCGCCAGAGGTTACAGCGCCGCGGGTCAGCCTTGTGCCGGTTGCGCGCCCCGAAGGCCTGTCGCGCCGCATGGTGCAATATTCGCGCAGTTGGCTGCGCAAGGTTGCCTTGCGCCCGTTGACCGAACAGGAAGCCTGCCTTGCCACCGCCATCTATCACGAAGCGCGGGGTGAGACGTTGAAAGGCCAGTTCGCCGTGGCAGAGGTTATCCTGAACCGTGTCGCGTCGCGCAGGTTCCCCGCTGACATTTGCGGCGTCGTGTTTCAGGGCGTGCGTGAAGGGCGCTATGGCGGGTGCCAGTTCAGCTTTGCCTGTGACAGCAAACCGGACGAGATGCGCAACGGGTCGGCCTCTGACCTTGCGCGGCGTATCGCGCAGGTGATGTCGGATGGCGCGCATCGTGGTCTGACAGGGGGCGCGTTGTATTTCCACACAACGGCTGTCGCCCCGTCATGGTCCAAACGCATGACCCAGACCACGCAGATCGGCGCGCATCTGTTCTTTCGCGGATAA
- the deoD gene encoding purine-nucleoside phosphorylase, whose amino-acid sequence MTIHIGAEPGQIAETVLMPGDPLRAKWAAETFLDAPECVNKVRGMLGYTGTWRGHRVTIQGSGMGMPSLSIYANELIRDYGAKRLIRVGSAGAMQPDVAVRDIVLAQGCTALSTPSRGILREVNLAPLADFHLLTAAHRAAQDSGARVHVGNIYSSDVFYDERPDLNEIMQRHGVLCVEMEAAELYTVAARHGVQALAVLTISDHLLTGDALPASEREQSFGQMIEIALRAAFEG is encoded by the coding sequence ATGACCATCCATATCGGGGCCGAACCGGGCCAGATTGCCGAAACCGTGCTGATGCCGGGCGACCCGCTGCGCGCGAAATGGGCGGCGGAGACATTTCTGGACGCGCCCGAATGCGTGAACAAGGTGCGCGGCATGCTGGGCTATACCGGCACATGGCGGGGCCACCGGGTCACGATCCAAGGCTCTGGCATGGGCATGCCGTCCTTGTCGATCTATGCCAATGAACTGATCCGCGATTATGGCGCGAAGCGGCTGATCCGGGTTGGCTCGGCGGGGGCGATGCAACCTGATGTGGCCGTGCGCGACATCGTGCTGGCACAGGGGTGCACAGCGCTCTCGACCCCCTCACGCGGGATATTGCGCGAGGTAAACCTTGCCCCCTTGGCCGATTTTCACCTGCTGACGGCAGCGCACCGTGCTGCGCAAGACAGCGGCGCGCGGGTGCATGTGGGCAATATCTATTCGTCAGACGTGTTTTACGACGAACGCCCCGACCTGAACGAGATCATGCAGCGCCACGGGGTGCTCTGCGTGGAAATGGAAGCGGCAGAGTTGTACACCGTCGCCGCGCGCCATGGTGTGCAGGCGCTGGCGGTGCTGACCATTTCTGACCACCTGCTGACGGGCGATGCGCTGCCAGCGTCCGAGCGGGAGCAGAGCTTTGGCCAGATGATCGAGATTGCGCTGAGGGCTGCATTCGAGGGGTAG